TGATACCCTCATGCTCTGGGCTCTACATGAATTGGCCTTGGcccctttttagtttttgagatagaatcacactgtgtagccttggctggcctccaATTTGTAGCTAGAACAagaatgtccttgaactcagaaatctgcctgtttgtctgcctctgcctcttcagtgctgggattaaaggtgtgtgctgccattcTTGTGTCCTCCCCAACCTTTTCAAAGACAAAGGCTCACTATGCAATAGGATTCTATggatgtgtcaccatgcctgctCTTATTTTaccccatttaaaaaattatttatagctgggcggtggtggcgcacgcctttaatcccagcacttgggaggcagaggcaggcggatttctgagttcgaggccagcctggtctacagagtgagttccaggacagccagggctacacagagaaaccctgtctcgaaaaaccaaaaaaaaaaaaaaaaaaaaaaaaaaaaagatttaacttGTAAAATACCTCCACCTCACCTGACAAGACCAAATATTACTACATTGGACAAGAACATGCTCACTTCTTGGCCTCCCAAGTAGCGGGAACTACAAGTGTGTACCACAGCTGGCACTGTATCAGTCTTTTATTTAATCCTAGAACACCAAAATTacacaaagtaaaacaaacaagtaTGCCTTAAGTAACAGCTAATTTAAAATTTACCTCTTCCCTCGACTTTAACTATCTTATTAGCAGACCCTAGGCAAAGCACTTACCACACAATTGTACGGACCTGAGTCAGCatcccagaagccacataaaaTATGGCTAGAGTAATACAAATCTGTACTCGCAGTACTTCTAGGCTAAGTAGGCATGTGGCTAGAAGCTCACAGCCCAGCTACCCAGGTGTGCATAGCAGCAACCATACACCCACAAcacatcatgcacacactcatatagtAAAGATGAGTCCAAATATAGCCCCAGCCCTACGCCTTCTATTTTACAGAACCACACTGCTCAGAAATAGctatgttctctctctgtattcagaTAAGACCTTACCTTTGTAAAATACACCCCAAACTCCCTTCTTCTCTGAAAGCAGCCAGGTTTTGAGACGAGGTACTTTCTTGAAGTAGGCACAGGTGCAAACAAAGAGCAAACCAAACACCAGAATCCCATCCAAGGAGTACACTGTCGcacaaagaaggagagagagtctTTGATGCTGTTCTAGCCCAGGGAGGTGATCCTTCCCAGACTTCGGTGCTGAGATCACCTCAAAGGCAGTGCCAACAGTGAGCAGGAAGGGTCCAACAACCTTGGCACTGTTTCCTCATCTTGCTTGTAAAAAGCCCCTTTACCACTCCACTCCCCTGCCCTCACTACAAACTAGAAAACATGAGTGTATTTGTGCCGAGCTCTTGGGAGTAACCGATGCTAGTACTAGGCTTTCGAGTCTTAGAGTCTGAGCATAAAGGTTTACATCTGTTCTTGATATAAATCACTCATCTGGTGCAGGAAAGCCCAGATTACAAAGGGAAACCATGTCCTATTTTTGTTTCCAGACAGGGCTCTGCTGTGTAGGcagggctggccttaaacttgcggTCTGCCTGCCTCCTTCTATTCAACACTGAGATTAGAGGCATGCCAAATGCATCCTGCAAAGTCCACtctcaaaagcaacaaaacaaaaatatatttgatgCTTAGATAACACAGATagctcttgcttctgcttcttaTGTGTGCTATTCAGTTAAGCAAAATGAATTACATAAAGGCAGACTTTATTCCGTAATCACTGTGctggaatattttatttcctaGTTTACACTATGTCTTCCTCTGGGTGatgtttcttctttaactttGCGCACTGTGGTAAAACTGACTTACCCAGAAAGCTTCATATAGATATTATATACAACCAGGGTCTTTGCCAGTTTCTGCCAGTTCTGGACCACACTATCTCCTTCCAGTGACACTATTTCACAGCTAGTTCCAGTGTATCAGTCAACACACAGACAGTTTTCATGGACGCCTTTATGTGTTACTGTTTTGCTCCTATAAATTCTTATAGACAGTGCCAAAATTCACAAGGAAATGACATTTCAGTCTTCAGTGTCGAGTCTATGGAAGTCTATCAGAAATACTTTCCTGCGCCTCTCCAATCATAGTGGCTAAAAAGGCTTTCTTATTTCCTGTCCTGTAAGACTGACTATAAAGGTCTTAATTCATCCTCTAGAACCTGAAAATCATGACTATAAACTTGTTTGAGGCAACCTGGAAAAATTATAAGTGCTCCATCATTAATAAAAGGCAGCTTCTAAATCCACCCTTTGCGATATTAGCCAGAAGCTCCAGATGGAAGCCACCCAGCTAGGACTTT
Above is a genomic segment from Arvicanthis niloticus isolate mArvNil1 chromosome 4, mArvNil1.pat.X, whole genome shotgun sequence containing:
- the Tmem167b gene encoding protein kish-B, with product MTNVYSLDGILVFGLLFVCTCAYFKKVPRLKTWLLSEKKGVWGVFYKAAVIGTRLHAAVAIACIVMAFYVLFIK